In Indioceanicola profundi, the genomic stretch CGGTCAGCACGGCCGGCAGGTTCGCAACGGTGTTGTCGATCAAGGCCATCGGCCCGGCGCACTCCCGCAGGGTTGCAGCGATAGTGCGGGCCAGCAGCGGACCGGCGGTATCCGGCCCCATCGCCTCTGTATCCTTCTGAAGCTGATGGAGTTGCCGCCAGACCGTGCGCAGCACGCCCCCACGGCCAGCACGATCCGGCCCTACGGGTGCCAGCAGGCCTGCCAGTTCCGCCAGACATCCCGTCAGCCGGGCCGGTGGAACGCCCGTCATCCGACCGATCCGGCCGAGGCGATGCCGCACGTCAGCATCCTCAAGTTCCAGTACGCCGTTCTCCGCCTCCCGGTCGGGACAGCCGAGCCGTATGAGGAGCTGCTGCACCAGCCATTCAAGCGTCACCGCCCGCTGCTTCCGGTCCGCCCCTTCCGCCCCGGCCAGGCGGTCGGCCGCCTCGCGGAACTGAAGCGGATGGCGGGCGCCGCTTCTGTTGATCGCCGCATAGAGGCGGCGGTCCGCGCCTTCCAGGCGCATCACGGCGGGAAGCGCTTCCCAGGCTATCACGTAGTAAACCCCGCCCCCGCCCGAGAGAGCATCAGTCAGCACCTCAAGCTGGCCGTCCGCACCGCGGCGCACGCGGGTTTCGGCCAACGCCGGCATGGTGAAGCCCAGGCGGTGTCCCAGCGCCTCGAACGTGGTGGGAACCAGCTCGGCATCGGCAATTCGGCCCAGGGCGGCGGACGAGGTCGGCATGATGGCGCTCCTTACCGGGCATTCAACGCGAAAGGCCGTGGATCAGGCCGGAGACGATGCCGCTGGCGAGCAGATCGGCACGGGCGGCAGGCCGGTAGTCGATGGTCAGGGAGGTCAGGTTTTCGATGGTCACATTGTCGAGGTTGTTGACCGTCCCCGGCAGCAGGGCGATCAGTCCATTGAAGGTCTGCGGGTCCAGCTGCTGGGGGACCGGGGTGCCGCGGCCGCTGTAGCCGTCCAGGGTGGACAGGGTCAGGCTGCCGGTGGTGGTGCCGTTCACCGCCTGGGTCAGCGCCAGGGTGAAGTGGACCTCGCTGCCATCGGGAAGCAGGAGCCGGCCGACCGACCGGTCAAGCTCGTCCACGCTGGCGCGCGGAGCGTGGCCGAAAGCGCCCAGCCCCGATTCCGCCGACGCTGGCTGCGCAGCGGCGAGCAATGGAAGCGTCACGAGCGCCAAGCGGGTAAGATTTCGGATGTTCATGGCTTAGAACTCCCCGGGTGGACGCAGGTTCATGAGCTGGGCGCCGCCCGGCCGGGCCACGCTCGCGGCCTCCGTGACCTTCGGGCGGAAACGCCATTCGTCGGGGCGGTTGAAACTGTTGCGGCCGACCTCCACGAAGTCGTCGATCGCGAAGACCGGCCCTTCCTGAATGGCCTGCAGATCCTCCAGCCCGTAGATCTTCAGGCCCAGCGCCGGATCGCCGACCAGCACGCGTCCGTCATGGATGCCCTTGACGACCACGAAGTGCCGGTAGCCCCGGACATTGATCAGCACGATGAAGGGAATGCCGGCTTCCGCCGTTTCCTCCAGCTTGGCCCAGTATCCGTTGGCCTTGACATTGTGGGCGGCCAGGAAGCGCTGCATGTCGCCCATGGAGAAGCCCTGGGAGCGGATGCGTCCCGGATCGCCGGTCCGCATCATGGCCTCGACCAGTTCGGCCTCGGTAATGTCGGTGTCGTAGTGGAACTTCAGCAGGGTGGCCAGGGCGGCGGCCCCGCAACTGAAGTCGTGCTGCTGCCGCACGATGGTGCGGTAGCGGATGTCGAGCAGGGTGCGGACCTTTACGCTGGCGGCCATGCCTGCGGTCCGGATCGGGACCTCGGTGGCGTGCGCGCCCGATCCGCAGCAGAGCAGTACGGCCAGCGCGGCAGCCAGGACGGACGGCGCTTTGCCTGCGGCGGTCATCGGATGTTCACCGTGACGTTCGTGATGTTATGGATCACGACATTGTCGCCGAGGTTCTGAATCGACGTGACCAGGCCCGTGGCGCCGGAGAAGGCCGAACCGCTGATTCCGTTGGTTCCGGTCAGTCCGCCAGCGGCGGGTTGCTGCCCGGAGGTGGTTTCCGGTGCGGCGGAACTGCCGGTGGAAATGGCGGGCGCCGGATCGGCGGCGGGATCGACGCCAAGGCCGGTTACACGCTCGAGATCCGCGAGGGCCGCTGTCCGCGCGGCCAGGGGACCGGCGCCTTCGGCGGCATTCGCCGAAGCGGCGGGCCACGCCGCGAGAAGCACGGCCAGCAGGACCAGGTCCGGGTGTATTCTTCTCATGTCGCGCTCCAGGCATCGGGAGATAGTCCCGGGCTGCGCCTCCCGCAGCCCGGGACTGGAACGGCAGGTCAGCGACCGCCGGTGAAGCTGCCGCTTGCGGAGACAGTGATCACCGACTGGATGGCGTTGTTGTTGCCGTTGTTCTGCTGGAGGGTGAGAATACCCTGGGCGCCGTTGAACACGTTGCTTGCCCGGTTGGACAGGACGATGCCGGCCCCACCGGCCCCGGAGTAGGATTCCGAAGCCGCCACCGTGGCATCCAGCGCCGCCGTCTGGGCCAGGGGCGTGGAAGCGCCCTGGGCAACGCCGATGGCGACAGCACTTCCCATGACGTTGTTGCTGCCGTTGTTCTGCTGCACCGAAACGATGCCCTCGGCCTTGTTGAAGGAGTTGCTGAGGGTGTTGTTCCGGCTCACGCTGGGCCCGTCTTCGGCGATAGCCCCGGTCACAGTGGCGCTGCCGCGCACCGTCTGCTGCTCCATATCGCCCACTGCCACGGCGGTGGCGGTCGACATGGAGTTGTTGTCGCCATTGTTCTGGCGCAGCGTGAGGATGCCGCGGGCAGGCGCGCCGTCCGCCGCGTTGAAGGCGCCGTCGGTGACGTTCCTGCGCTCCGAGGCCTTGCTTCCGTCAGACGCTTCGATGGACATGCTGCCATCCACCACACCCGTCATGATGACGGACTGGGACGCCTTTCCGTCCTTCCCGGCCTTCTCATCCTTCTTCAGGCCGGCGGCGATCGCCGTCGAGATGGAGGTGGCATTGTTGCTGCCGTTGTTCTGATCGACGGTGACAATACCCTGCACGCCGGAGAAAGCGCCGGTCAGGCTGTTGCTGCGAACGCCGGTCGACGTTCCGCCCGTGTAATCGTCGGAGCGGGTATCCACGACGGTGTTGCTGGACCTGACGGTCTGGGCCGAGGAGGCATGCTCCTTGTCCATGTCGGCGGTGATGGCGGTAGCGATGCTCGCCGCATTGCCGTCGCCGTTGTTCTGCTGGACCGTGATGATGCCCTGGGCTTTGGTCAGGGCGCCGCTCAGGCTGTTGGTGCGCGCCGCCGTAGTCTCATCCCACATCCAGTTGGAGGAGACGGTGTTCGACGTGTTCAGCGTCTGATCCAGTGCGCCGGCCTTGTCGTTGACGGTCAACGCATTCTGGATTGCCAGCGCGTTCATGTCGCCGTTATTCTGCTGCACCGTCAGCAAACCGGTCGCCCCGTCCAGGCTGCCCTGGCCCAGCACGTTGTCGCGGGCGCTGGAGGAGAACCCGTCATTGTGCAGGTCGTCCGAGTAGTCGCCGCCGACCTCCTGGCCGATGCGGATCGTCTGCTCGCTCGTCCCGCTCTGCTTCACGAACAGGGCATTGCCCGCCGCGACGGAGTTGCCGTCCCCGTTGTTCTGCTGCAGCGTGACGATGCCGGCGGCACCGGTCGCCGCGTTGGCGAGGGCGTTGTCGCGATCCGCACCCGCACCGGCAAGATAGGTGTTGGTCTGGACCTTCGCGGTGATCGAGGAGGTCTGC encodes the following:
- a CDS encoding C39 family peptidase, producing the protein MTAAGKAPSVLAAALAVLLCCGSGAHATEVPIRTAGMAASVKVRTLLDIRYRTIVRQQHDFSCGAAALATLLKFHYDTDITEAELVEAMMRTGDPGRIRSQGFSMGDMQRFLAAHNVKANGYWAKLEETAEAGIPFIVLINVRGYRHFVVVKGIHDGRVLVGDPALGLKIYGLEDLQAIQEGPVFAIDDFVEVGRNSFNRPDEWRFRPKVTEAASVARPGGAQLMNLRPPGEF